A DNA window from Naumovozyma dairenensis CBS 421 chromosome 7, complete genome contains the following coding sequences:
- the NDAI0G04640 gene encoding uncharacterized protein (similar to Saccharomyces cerevisiae YKL075C; ancestral locus Anc_2.623), whose protein sequence is MAPRNVDPSFNSMEDLVFLGARYKYITSKEYLEMEYGSKKGSFIMKFIDCIHKKINHEVNKTNDKYIKQLNPWIKSNCSFTGNIIQRGDSDYRLGSNEEERMKVRVFGNIIYRGEKEMLLPLDFTANIPEDNGTKENQYEFLNCLKSSTLIGQIMRENIDNELSGSKSDENYILSSIWANFMEGLINHYLEKVIVPQSEVKVYKELYNPMMKIISLYNEYNEYNKLIAETEESRLLTPSDRCKFHLSDNIGINGKIDNKNNNNPKRLHNKRLSHKFSITKNLDPERVQKAEELLXXMLAMIFLRPINNELTLLSEFYSTALADEQGYQLEEFLDYAEGYIEQVYLPHLVRVLFANCGTDLFWKTMLILEPFFYYIEDIGEEEVDDEEEEKEERKADTLLRGESHRTTSNDNIRYCIDPRVTTFEKICGGAAGQH, encoded by the coding sequence ATGGCTCCTCGTAATGTCGATCCCAGTTTCAATTCTATGGAGGACCTAGTATTTTTAGGGGCcagatataaatatattacctCGAAAGAGTATTTGGAGATGGAATATGGATCCAAAAAAGGTAGTTTCATTATGAAGTTCATTGATTGTATTCataagaaaataaaccATGAAGTTAATAAGactaatgataaatatatcaagCAGTTGAATCCATGGATAAAGAGCAATTGTTCTTTTACTGGTAACATTATCCAAAGAGGTGATTCCGATTACAGATTAGGCTCAAATGAAGAGGAGAGGATGAAGGTAAGAGTGTTCGGGAACATAATATATAGGGGAGAGAAAGAAATGCTATTGCCGTTGGACTTTACTGCTAATATCCCCGAAGATAATGGTACTAAGGAAAACCAATATGAATTCCtcaattgtttgaaaaGCTCAACATTGATTGGACAAATCATGCGTGAAAATATCGATAATGAACTTTCTGGATCTAAATCTGATGAAAATTACATATTATCATCTATCTGGGCAAATTTCATGGAAGGTTTAATCAATCACTATTTGGAAAAAGTTATTGTTCCACAGTCAGAAGTTAAAGTATACAAAGAATTATACAATCCAATGATGAAGATCATAtctttatataatgaatataatgaatataataaattgataGCTGAGACTGAAGAAAGCCGTCTTCTAACACCAAGTGATAGATGTAAATTTCACTTAAGCGATAATATCGGTATTAATGGCAAgattgataataaaaataataataacccTAAAAGACTCCATAATAAAAGACTGAGCCACAAATTTTCTATTACTAAGAATTTGGATCCAGAAAGAGTCCAAAAGGCCGAAGAGTTGTTAAANNACATGCTTGCCATGATATTCCTAAGACCCATTAACAATGAATTGACATTGTTGTCGGAATTCTACTCTACTGCACTGGCTGATGAACAAGGTTATCAACTAGAAGAATTTCTAGATTATGCTGAAGGATATATTGAACAGGTATACTTACCTCACTTAGTCAGAGTCCTATTTGCTAATTGTGGTACTGatttattttggaaaacaaTGCTTATATTAGAACCCTTTTTTTACTACATTGAAGATATAGGTGAAGAGgaagttgatgatgaagaagaagagaaagaagaacGAAAAGCTGATACATTA
- the FET3 gene encoding ferroxidase FET3 (similar to Saccharomyces cerevisiae FET3 (YMR058W); ancestral locus Anc_2.622) has protein sequence MMLISYIITLLPIVATSALAKTHTFNWTTGWDYQNVDGVLNRPVITCNGQWPWPDIRVTKGDRIQVYLTNGFNDSDTSLHFHGLFQKDNNKMDGVPFLTQCPIGPGDTYLYNFTVEDNVGTYWYHSHTAGQYEDGFRGMLIIEDGEDNVNFPYEYDYDVPLGIGDWYDRTVDLLTADFMNLYNPTGAEPIPQNLILNNTRNLTWNVQPDTTYLLRIVNIGGFVSQYFWIEDHDMTVVEVDGVYTEKNTTNMLYLTVAQRYSVLIHTKNDTSKNFAIMQKFDDTMLDLIPKHLELNSTSYMVYNSSAPLPDENFVDSLDEYLDDFYLVPYEKVELFDEPDYRITLDVKMDNLINGINYAFFNNITYVTPKVPALISVLTSGNDSTNALVYGTNTNSFVLKKDEIVDIVVNNYDTGKHPFHLHGHVFQTISRDRPYEADDGETVHPFDLTDHTPYPDYPMMRDTIYLNPQSSFVIRFKADNPGVWFFHCHIEWHLIQGLAIVLIEDPENIQAVESQNFTANELNVCKNKNIPVSGNAAGDSVDFLNLKDELVQPKAIPDGFTKKGIIAMVFSCLCGVLGLIMLSVYGLMDISDVEEKVVKDFRLSPEILLDDKNMDHNESYQESVMEKSGSKSKFFTSIRRLAPL, from the coding sequence ATGATGTTGATAAGTTACATTATTACACTACTTCCCATAGTAGCAACATCTGCTCTAGCAAAGACACATACCTTCAATTGGACCACAGGTTGGGATTATCAAAATGTAGATGGTGTATTAAATCGTCCCGTAATAACATGTAATGGTCAATGGCCATGGCCCGATATTCGCGTCACTAAAGGTGATAGAATTCAAGTATATCTTACAAATGGGTTTAATGATTCAGATACATCATTACATTTCCATGGACTTTTCCAAaaggataataataaaatggATGGTGTCCCATTCTTGACACAATGTCCAATTGGTCCCGGTGATACATACCTTTATAATTTCACAGTGGAGGATAATGTAGGGACTTATTGGTATCATAGTCACACAGCTGGTCAATATGAAGATGGATTTAGAGGAATGcttattattgaagatggTGAAGATAACGTTAACTTCCCATATGAGTATGATTATGATGTTCCCTTGGGGATTGGTGACTGGTATGATAGAACTGTTGACCTATTGACTGCTGATTTTATGAACCTTTATAATCCAACTGGTGCTGAACCAATTCcacaaaatttaattttaaataatacaagGAATTTAACATGGAATGTTCAACCTGATACCACTTATTTGTTAAGAATTGTCAACATCGGTGGGTTTGTTTCACAATACTTTTGGATCGAAGATCATGATATGACTGTCGTAGAAGTAGATGGTGTTTATactgaaaaaaatacaacaaATATGTTATATCTTACTGTTGCTCAAAGGTATTCTGTTTTGATCCATACTAAAAATGACACTTCCAAAAATTTTGCCATTATGcaaaaatttgatgataCCATGTTAGATTTGATCCCAAAACATTTAGAACTAAATTCAACTTCATATATGGTTTATAATTCAAGTGCTCCTCTTCctgatgaaaattttgTCGATTCATTAGATGAATATTTAGATGATTTCTATTTAGTCCCCTATGAGAAAGTTGAACTATTTGATGAACCTGATTATAGAATTACATTGGATGTTAAAATggataatttaattaacGGTATTAATTATgccttcttcaataatattacatATGTTACTCCTAAAGTTCCTGCTTTAATTTCTGTCCTAACATCTGGTAATGATTCCACTAATGCATTAGTATATGGTACCAATACTAATTCCTTTGTTCTTaagaaagatgaaattgttgatattgttgttaaTAATTATGATACGGGTAAACATCCCTTCCATTTACATGGCCATGTTTTCCAAACAATTTCAAGAGATCGACCATATGAAGCAGACGATGGTGAGACAGTTCATCCATTTGACTTAACAGACCACACGCCTTATCCAGATTATCCTATGATGAGAGAtacaatatatttgaatcCACAAAGTTCATTCGTCATTCGTTTCAAAGCTGATAATCCTGGTGTTTGGTTTTTCCATTGTCACATCGAGTGGCATTTAATTCAAGGATTAGCTATAGTTTTAATTGAGGATCCAGAAAATATTCAAGCAGTAGAATCCCAAAATTTTACGGCTAATGAACTTAATGTCTGTAAAAATAAGAACATCCCAGTTAGTGGTAATGCAGCTGGTGATTCCGTAGATTTCctaaatttgaaagatgaattgGTTCAACCAAAGGCAATTCCTGATGGATTCACCAAGAAGGGGATTATTGCAATGGTATTTTCATGTCTTTGTGGTGTCCTAGGGTTAATTATGCTTTCTGTTTATGGATTAATGGATATATCTGATGTCGAAGAGAAGGTAGTTAAAGATTTTAGACTATCACCTGAAATCTTATTGgatgataaaaatatggaTCATAATGAATCATATCAAGAATCAGTTATGGAGAAAAGTGGATCTAAATCCAAGTTTTTCACAAGTATAAGACGTCTTGCTCCTTTATGA
- the AAC1 gene encoding ADP/ATP carrier protein AAC1 (similar to Saccharomyces cerevisiae AAC1 (YMR056C); ancestral locus Anc_2.621), with the protein MVTIAKEQQHSSSFIVDFLMGGVSAAIAKTGAAPIERVKILMQNQSEMLKQGSLDTPYLGIVDCFKKTASHEGIISFWRGNTANVLRYFPTQALNFAFKDKIKAMFGYTKEKDGYRKWFVGNIVSGGSAGGLSLLFVYSLDYARTRLAADAKSKKSGMPRKFNGILDVYKKTLNSDGILGLYRGFLPSVCGIMVYRGLYFGLYDSLKPVLLTGVLENSFLASFLLGWAVTITASTTSYPLDTVRRRMMMTSGQAIKYKGALDCFKKIIAEEGVYSLFKGCGANIFRGVAAAGVISLYDQLQLLLFGKKFK; encoded by the coding sequence atggtCACAATTGCCAAAGAACAACAGCATAGTAGTAGTTTCATCGTGGACTTCTTAATGGGTGGTGTCTCAGCAGCCATTGCTAAGACAGGTGCAGCCCCCATTGAAAGagtgaaaatattgatgCAAAACCAAAGTGAAATGTTAAAACAAGGTTCATTAGATACTCCATACTTGGGTATAGTGGATTGTTTCAAGAAAACAGCTAGTCATGAAGGTATCATATCGTTTTGGAGAGGTAATACTGCAAATGTTCTTAGATATTTCCCCACTCAAGCTTTGAATTTTGCCTTCAAAGATAAAATTAAGGCAATGTTTGGTTATACTAAGGAGAAAGATGGGTATAGGAAATGGTTTGTAGGGAATATAGTATCTGGTGGGTCTGCTGGTGGGTTATCCTTATTATTTGTCTATTCTTTAGATTATGCAAGAACAAGATTGGCGGCAGATGCtaaatcaaagaaaagtGGAATGCCAAGAAAGTTTAATGGTATATTGGACGTTTATAAAAAGACTTTAAACTCTGATGGTATCCTGGGGTTATATAGAGGATTCTTACCTTCTGTTTGTGGAATCATGGTTTATCGTGGTCTATATTTTGGGCTTTATGACTCTTTAAAACCGGTCCTTTTAACTGGCGtattagaaaattcatTCTTAGCATCATTCTTATTGGGTTGGGCAGTCACCATTACCGCTTCAACAACTTCTTACCCATTAGATACagttagaagaagaatgatgatgacCTCTGGCCAAGCAATCAAATATAAAGGTGCATTAGattgtttcaaaaagaTCATTGCTGAAGAAGGtgtttattctttatttaaagGATGTGGAGCCAATATCTTTAGAGGTGTCGCCGCAGCGGGGGTCATTTCATTGTATGACCAATTACAGTTATTACTATTTGGTAAGAAGTTTAAGTAA
- the BUB2 gene encoding Bub2p (similar to Saccharomyces cerevisiae BUB2 (YMR055C); ancestral locus Anc_2.620) gives MTSIERLISEPPLLIEPSLSHLRYLILSDGLPTSNDKKTQRLRSYVWSILSRTSMEGSTQKYLYYLSLGLPNSKITQKILDDTFRTFSTDEKFTAEVKEDVLIRCLSCFAWQTEEYSHQLGEKLRRSGKSNQKVGRGRNDIGPDNDDDEDKQEKEVRIHDDTYIHEISPYLQGMNIILAPLLYACPTEPIAFKLFSTMCYDLFPAYITKNMKGSQNGAKLLDLCLEIIDPKLSGLLHGHLLNAQTYAYSKILTFSSSTKPLDQVIKLWDFMFAYGFHMNILLIIAMFERNRSLIMKSESPLSLILNGLPDIDADEIISLAVGFIAKIPTDIYELLVEHLVNSDIIIP, from the coding sequence ATGACATCTATTGAAAGGTTAATCTCTGAACCACCGCTCCTTATCGAACCCTCATTATCACATCTAAGATACCTTATTTTATCAGATGGGCTACCAACATCAAATGACAAGAAAACACAGAGATTAAGATCCTATGTATGGTCCATTCTTTCAAGGACCTCTATGGAAGGCTCTACTcagaaatatttatattatttaagtTTAGGTCTCCCGAATTCCAAAATCACTCAAAAGATATTAGATGATACTTTTAGAACTTTCTCAactgatgaaaaatttacagCAGAAGTGAAAGAAGATGTATTGATACGATGTTTATCATGTTTCGCTTGGCAAACAGAGGAATACAGTCATCAATTGGGGGAAAAACTTAGACGATCAGGAAAGAGTAATCAGAAAGTGGGACGAGGAAGAAATGACATTGGTCCAGAtaatgacgatgatgaagacAAACAAGAGAAGGAAGTGAGGATCCATGATGACACATATATTCATGAAATTAGTCCATATCTTCAAGGAATGAACATTATACTGGCACCTTTATTATATGCTTGTCCTACAGAACCGATCGCCTTCAAATTATTCTCAACAATGTGTTATGACCTTTTTCCAGCCTACATCACTAAAAATATGAAAGGTAGCCAAAATGGAGCTAAGCTATTAGATTTATGTTTGGAGATTATTGACCCAAAATTAAGCGGATTATTACATGGTCATTTACTTAATGCACAGACATACGCTTACTCGAAAATTCTAACATTTTCCAGTAGTACAAAGCCATTGGATCAAGTTATAAAATTATGGGATTTTATGTTTGCTTACGGGTTCcatatgaatattttacTAATAATCGCAATgtttgaaagaaataggtcattgataatgaaatcaGAATCACCGTTAAGTTTAATACTAAACGGTTTACCTGATATTGATGCagatgaaattattagCTTAGCAGTCGGTTTTATAGCAAAAATACCAACAGATATCTATGAATTATTAGTAGAACATTTAGTCAACTCTGATATCATTATACCATGA